One Deltaproteobacteria bacterium DNA segment encodes these proteins:
- a CDS encoding sodium-translocating pyrophosphatase — MTQGQEAQIILTCIIAVSLVSLGYAGWLARWVLKKDMGTPKMQEISNAIKEGAVAFLNRQYKTIISLAILTAIIIFGIYYGVQHDTSLAIKTGIAFIFGSFSSALAGYVGMHIAIRSNVRTAAASTRSLDEALKVSLRGGAVSGITIVAMSLLGISILFLIYGGLGNPTHVPYMLVGYGFGASFVALFAQLGGGIYTKAADVGADLVGKVEAGIPEDDPRNPAVIADLVGDNVGDCAGRGADLFESTAAENIGAMILGIALYPHFGLKGILFPLLARAFGLIAAMFGVMVVKTKEDGDPMQALNNGYFLTSILAAIGFYAATDLMLNGNIWFFYAGLVGIVTSILFVYITQYYTEYKYRPVKSIAESAKTGPATVIITGFAVALENTVLPVIVISIALILSYYFGIKGSDLEMAMHPGKVAISGGGFFGTAIATMGMLSTSAYILAMDTFGPITDNAGGIIEMSQQPEEIRKKTDRLDAVGNTTKALTKGYAIGSAALAAFLLFNAYLDDVGELMQKSKNFASYTAQQIYTMAHTINLAEVHIFVAAMFGGMLVFIFASLAISAVGKAAYSVISDVRAQFKENPGIMKGTSKPDYARTVDIVTKTALKKMILPGILPILSPIVIGLIFKRFDVGAQAVGGFLMVGTITGVLLAVVMNNGGGAWDNAKKYIETGMFGGKGSDAHKAAVVGDTVGDPFKDTAGPSIHVLIKLLATVTLVMAPLFL; from the coding sequence ATGACACAGGGACAAGAAGCTCAAATAATATTGACTTGCATCATTGCGGTCAGTCTCGTATCACTGGGATACGCAGGCTGGTTGGCAAGGTGGGTTCTTAAAAAGGATATGGGAACACCGAAGATGCAGGAAATCAGTAACGCGATTAAAGAGGGCGCTGTCGCATTTTTGAACAGGCAGTACAAAACGATTATATCACTCGCGATTCTTACAGCCATTATCATCTTTGGTATATACTACGGTGTACAGCACGATACAAGCCTTGCAATAAAAACCGGCATAGCCTTTATATTCGGCTCATTCTCATCTGCACTCGCAGGTTATGTGGGTATGCATATTGCTATCAGATCGAACGTAAGAACCGCAGCCGCATCAACACGGAGCCTTGATGAGGCATTGAAGGTATCGCTACGCGGGGGCGCTGTTTCAGGTATAACAATTGTTGCAATGAGTTTGCTCGGTATATCTATATTATTCTTGATATACGGCGGTCTTGGTAATCCAACCCATGTACCATACATGCTTGTTGGGTACGGATTTGGCGCCAGTTTTGTTGCTTTGTTTGCCCAGCTTGGCGGCGGTATTTATACGAAGGCCGCTGATGTCGGTGCAGACCTCGTGGGTAAGGTAGAGGCGGGAATTCCTGAGGATGACCCAAGAAACCCTGCTGTTATAGCAGACCTTGTCGGTGACAATGTCGGTGACTGCGCAGGCAGGGGAGCTGACTTATTTGAATCAACCGCAGCAGAAAACATTGGAGCCATGATACTTGGAATAGCACTTTATCCTCATTTTGGATTGAAGGGCATACTGTTTCCTCTGCTTGCAAGGGCATTCGGTCTTATTGCAGCTATGTTTGGCGTTATGGTTGTAAAGACAAAAGAAGATGGAGATCCTATGCAGGCATTGAACAATGGTTATTTTCTTACAAGCATACTTGCTGCAATCGGTTTTTACGCTGCAACAGACCTTATGCTTAACGGGAATATATGGTTCTTCTACGCTGGTCTGGTTGGTATTGTAACAAGTATCCTGTTTGTGTATATCACACAGTACTATACGGAATACAAATACAGGCCTGTTAAATCAATTGCAGAATCTGCAAAGACAGGGCCTGCGACCGTTATTATTACGGGTTTTGCAGTGGCACTTGAGAATACGGTACTGCCTGTAATAGTAATATCGATCGCACTGATTCTTTCCTACTACTTTGGAATCAAGGGAAGTGATCTCGAAATGGCAATGCATCCTGGAAAAGTTGCTATATCAGGCGGCGGATTTTTTGGAACTGCGATTGCAACAATGGGTATGCTTTCAACCTCCGCTTACATCCTTGCAATGGATACATTCGGTCCGATAACGGATAATGCAGGAGGCATCATCGAGATGTCACAACAGCCGGAAGAGATCAGGAAGAAGACCGACAGGCTTGATGCTGTTGGTAATACAACAAAGGCATTGACAAAAGGCTATGCAATAGGCAGTGCGGCACTTGCGGCATTCCTGCTATTCAATGCATACCTTGACGATGTCGGCGAATTGATGCAGAAATCAAAGAACTTTGCAAGCTATACTGCACAACAGATTTATACTATGGCACATACCATCAATCTTGCAGAGGTACATATATTTGTCGCTGCTATGTTTGGTGGAATGCTGGTATTTATATTTGCATCGCTCGCAATAAGTGCTGTCGGTAAAGCAGCGTATTCGGTAATAAGCGATGTCAGGGCGCAATTTAAGGAAAACCCGGGCATTATGAAAGGCACTTCAAAGCCGGATTATGCACGAACAGTTGATATTGTTACAAAGACAGCCCTTAAGAAGATGATACTTCCGGGTATCCTGCCAATACTTTCACCGATTGTTATAGGGTTAATTTTTAAGAGGTTTGATGTTGGTGCACAGGCAGTTGGAGGTTTTCTAATGGTTGGAACAATTACCGGCGTATTGCTTGCCGTGGTTATGAACAACGGCGGTGGTGCATGGGATAATGCAAAGAAGTACATAGAAACAGGTATGTTTGGAGGCAAGGGATCCGATGCACACAAGGCAGCGGTTGTAGGTGATACGGTAGGCGACCCATTCAAGGATACAGCAGGT